gtttgaaagaagtcttttgctgttaagagctacttaactgatctgggaaaccgggccattatcTGTTTTGTATTTGTCCTCCCACCTGCCCAGGTGTTTTCAATCATCCCATTTAAGGAGAATCAATGCATTGAGTGttacaccctgaggaaggctgTGGCCGAAACGTGTGGGCTGTAACccacttttttaatctttttctacatagccaatttaaataaaggctttttatatttgcagaagagtgccttggatttttcttcctttttgatTTCGTCCCTATTTGGAATGGTAAACACCCACAGATACAAGAAGCGTTTCTCCAAAGACCTAAGCAGGTGGGGGGAATGGCTCTGCCTAATTTCCACTAGTATTACTGGGCAGCAAATATTCAATGTTTGATTGTACTGGATCCATTTCTATGTTGAACCCGTTGTGGGTCATGTCAGGGGAAGGTGCTGGTAGCTtgatgtcaagaatcgattcgattccgattcttagggtgcgtcccaataccctcgccctcgttttgatccctccccctaaattttgcgcaagggtaatggtgtcccaattcctctttccacctagggggagtgggcataacgagggctaggggctgagaatagccccttcacagcgagggatttcagatgctgacttcgcgagcgaggagttataaaaatttcccagaatgcttttcgtcgtcatttgcggactgaatcaaaaaaaaaaaaaacatggcggacatttcttattttttagtgaataaatcaatattttggagttagtttctgcataaaaatgcgttttgattacatttctagcgagaaatatatattttactttcataatattcactcagtgaatgtacataatcccttttttgtccgttgttcgcgaagatcGCGCctgagtaaaggctgttaggttacgccgtaggctacgtaacctacgccgtaggctacgtaacctacgccgtaggctctgcgtcgatttgcctcgccgaccgagggcaaacatcatttgcagactcgtctcagattgtgaccaagggagcaagcatttttttgtgagacaaataatcctgtgactcatCAGATTTGttttaatgatgctgtaaggaccaataagatcccagaatgctgatagaactgctttcagaaacatcatgtgtggcagaattaccaaacagatccagggcagcaaacagagacggatgaaatcggttttattttttcccacattccgtttttatttgttccattttcggtctattttggttttaaatttttgagcatttggtttttagcattttttgcaaatgtatatgtatatatatatatatatatatatatatatacacacacacatatatatatatatatatatatatacatagatagtatataaagtaatgaaatatagacaatgtatgcaattataacactttaatgttttcatacctttaaacatatttaaaggcaaaaacatggcaccagttattctcgtgtccaacaaaacaaaccttttttggggataaacaaaaaataaccaaaagttgtaatgtaatgatgaaaaaaatacataaataaataaataaaaaaaaaaaaaaaaaaaaaaaaatggcaagcCAAACAAGAAACTTTTTTACTTGTTCCCACTCCTGTAAAAGTCGCCCAAAACACCTATCCAAGGCATACCCAATGTAAATTGAAAGCTattcttgaaccgtttgaagtacAGAGAAGGTTTGGGTCTCTTTTGGaaggtaacactctgaagtCCTTCCCCCggtcagaatcactgtaactaCTACTATAATTCAGTAAtctcagtttgaacacactgaaatagaaggtttttatttcagccgggAAATTTCttttgtaatcagatgtctgcagatgagtgaaTCTGTGACCTTTTAGCTGCAAAACACATTGAGACCACAgcctgaagccttatctagtgcaagttcaaatttgataacaataccacaaaaaatgagtattttacacatgtaaGACTATGTCTTGCAAAGACTTTTATTATAACAATTATGTCCCATGGGCAGAAATCTTACATACAATAACATACAATACAAACCCTATATCGTTCTTTTCAGCATTTCACTGGCTATAGAATTGCACCATCTTCTGGACGATTGCTACAATTGCCTAAGTTTTTCTAATGACAAAAGCCGGACGTGCGAGTCATTCCCAATACAGGCGCTCATTCGCTATGTTGTCGGTGGAGGGGACAGGGGCTGCTCCTCTATGGCGgaatgagctgtcaatcaatgtAGAGTGTACGCTCCATTTTACCATCGCGGTCTCCTGTCTGAAAACGTGCAGGACGGAGTTACAGATGTAAACATGCGGTCCGACCACGATGCTCGAGATGAAGAgcggctgtttgtggatatttactggtataagAAAAggtattttggactaaatactttactggattTGATCTAATGGACCTTTGTGAAGCTAACCAGAGCATTTTTGAGGGAATATTTTTGCCTGGACTGTTCCATGAGTCTCAACCGGTAAGTTGCGTCATCTGCGCTaatctttctttgtttgtttgtcgtgTCGATGTGTACCAGCTGCTATGATTATATCCTGAAATGGTTTATATTGCTGGAATCACAAGAATCTCAGCTTTCTAAATAAGATTTGTAAGGTTTGTACAAGATTTGTGGAGTGTGGACTGAATATGGACTGCGGGCGGGCTGCGGGCGGCAACAAGACGCATAACCATGAAACATAAACCTGGTGAAAAATCTAATTTAggataaacacattttttagttgaaactgaaaacaaaactccagatttctttttttctcagaacaACACAACATGTCTAATTTGTTCCTTTAACTGAGCTATCGCAAttttttatccagtgtgaatacactgatgacgccttagatcacattgttgggtaaaagctgccccacactgatcacatctgtaaggcttaaatccagtgtgaatacgctgatgacgccttagatcaccttgtcgggtaaaagctgccccacactgatcacatctgtacggcttctctccagtgtgaatacgctgatgacgtcTTAGATCACATTGTTGGGTAAAAGAGgactcacactgatcacatctgtaaggcttaaatccagtgtgaatacgctgatggcGCCTTACATCAccttgtcgggtaaaagctgcaccacactgatcacatctgtacggcttctctccagtgtgaatacgctgatgactctttAGATCACTTTGTCGGGtgaaagctgccccacactgatcacatctgaaaggCTTAAGTCCAGTGTGAAtatgctgatgactccttagactaccttgttgggtaaaagcttccccacactgatcacatttgtaatgcttatctccagtgtgaatacgctgatgactccttagattacattgttgggtaaaagctgccccacactgatcacatctgtaaggcttctcgccagtgtgaatacgctgatgactccttagatcaccttgttgggtaaaagctgc
This window of the Cololabis saira isolate AMF1-May2022 chromosome 21, fColSai1.1, whole genome shotgun sequence genome carries:
- the LOC133422187 gene encoding zinc finger protein 239-like isoform X1 yields the protein MDQDQNQDQIQDRGQIQDQIQDQNQDQDQESSRTKADSSSAGLQKHKAKETSYCCDRKDKVLTTSPGLKVQKRIHTEKKLYTCEQCGAAFTTSTILKGHQRIHTGEKPYKCDECGIAFARQCNLRCHQRIHTGEKPYRCDQCGAAFTQQGHLRSHQRIHTGNKPYRCDQCGAAFTQQGDLRSHQRIHTGEKPYRCDQCGAAFTQQCNLRSHQRIHTGDKHYKCDQCGEAFTQQGSLRSHQHIHTGLKPFRCDQCGAAFTRQSDLKSHQRIHTGEKPYRCDQCGAAFTRQGDVRRHQRIHTGFKPYRCDQCESSFTQQCDLRRHQRIHTGEKPYRCDQCGAAFTRQGDLRRHQRIHTGFKPYRCDQCGAAFTQQCDLRRHQCIHTG